In Marinicauda algicola, one DNA window encodes the following:
- a CDS encoding glycerophosphodiester phosphodiesterase family protein, which yields MRATLTVLAMAGLAACGAPQTGGPAEAGWNTLDGEAPLVIAHRGASGLRPEHSLPAFELALRQGADVLEPDLQMSADGVLIVRHDPYLSTSTDIADRPEFAGRSVERFGREDWWVADFTAAELQTLRTRQVMEDRSDAHDGISPVLTFGDFLDFVSAEQAECGCTIAIEPEVKLPAEYTALGLDPLPALLAALEARGLDRADAPVVVQSFDAPFLMRLNEASEVRLAMLYSGEPGADASGLSLEEIARFADAVGPYKGVLMNPDGSSTGYLEAAHALGLEVHTWTVRDDREPLTGETVEDELRALYGLGVDGVFTDFPETAVRVRAEMAGQ from the coding sequence ATGCGCGCGACACTGACGGTTCTGGCGATGGCGGGGCTTGCCGCGTGCGGCGCGCCGCAAACGGGTGGCCCGGCCGAGGCCGGCTGGAACACCCTGGACGGCGAGGCGCCGCTCGTGATCGCCCACCGCGGTGCCAGCGGGCTGAGGCCGGAACACTCCCTGCCGGCCTTCGAACTCGCGCTCCGGCAGGGTGCGGACGTGCTCGAGCCGGATCTGCAGATGTCCGCCGACGGCGTGCTGATCGTGCGCCACGATCCCTACCTCTCCACCTCCACCGACATCGCCGACCGGCCCGAATTCGCCGGCCGGAGCGTGGAGCGCTTCGGGCGCGAGGACTGGTGGGTCGCCGACTTCACCGCCGCCGAATTGCAGACCCTGAGGACCCGCCAGGTCATGGAGGACCGCAGCGACGCGCACGACGGCATCAGCCCGGTCCTGACCTTCGGCGATTTCCTCGACTTCGTGTCGGCCGAGCAGGCCGAATGCGGCTGCACGATCGCCATCGAGCCGGAGGTCAAGCTGCCTGCGGAATACACCGCGCTCGGCCTCGATCCGCTGCCCGCCCTGCTCGCCGCGCTGGAGGCAAGGGGGCTCGACCGGGCCGACGCCCCCGTCGTGGTGCAGAGCTTCGACGCCCCCTTCCTGATGCGGCTGAACGAAGCGAGCGAGGTGCGCCTGGCCATGCTCTATTCCGGCGAGCCCGGCGCGGATGCGAGCGGGCTGAGCCTCGAGGAGATCGCCCGGTTCGCCGACGCGGTCGGGCCCTACAAGGGCGTGCTCATGAACCCGGACGGTTCGTCCACGGGCTATCTCGAGGCCGCCCACGCGCTCGGGCTCGAGGTCCACACCTGGACGGTTCGCGACGATCGCGAGCCGCTGACGGGCGAAACCGTGGAGGACGAGCTGCGCGCGCTCTATGGGCTCGGCGTGGACGGCGTGTTCACCGATTTTCCCGAAACGGCGGTGCGGGTGCGGGCGGAAATGGCGGGGCAGTAG
- a CDS encoding ATP-binding cassette domain-containing protein, whose translation MAPPLLTLQDIHLTFGASPLLTGAELSVEAGDRICLVGRNGSGKSSLMKIAAGLVEQDGGERFIQPNATVRYLEQDPDLTAFATVMDYVASGLAPGDEDYRAVYLLEALGLTGDEEPARLSGGEARRAALARALAPDPDILMLDEPTNHLDLPAIEWLEDELKSRKGALVLISHDRRFLENLTRAVVWLDRGVTRRLDRGFAHFEDWRDEVFAEEEREQHKLDRQIAREEDWMRYGVTARRKRNQRRLADFKALKEKRRTHRGPQGQVSLEVSDADTSGKRVIEAKGLTKRFGDRKIVEDFSIRIARGDRVAIVGPNGAGKTTLINLMTGALQPDSGSVKLGTNLEIATLDQRRAALKPGWTLSEALTQGGGDQVEVAGKTRHVMAYMKDFLFKPEQARTPIEVLSGGERARLMLARALALPSNLLILDEPTNDLDLETLDLLQDMIADYAGTVILVSHDRDFIDRTATSTIMFEGAGRWQEYAGGYSDMLAQRGEGVRARKAEAARQPAVRPAAAKPAPAKGKAKLSFKDKYALDTLPGEIEALDLKIKALEEEMADPKLFSRDPARFDAASREHAKALQEKEAKEERWLELEMLREEVEG comes from the coding sequence TTGGCCCCGCCGCTTCTGACCCTTCAGGACATCCATCTGACCTTCGGCGCGAGCCCGCTGCTGACCGGCGCGGAGCTGAGCGTGGAGGCGGGCGACCGGATCTGCCTCGTCGGGCGCAACGGGTCGGGCAAGTCCTCGCTGATGAAGATCGCCGCCGGGCTCGTCGAGCAGGACGGGGGCGAGCGCTTCATCCAGCCCAACGCTACCGTGCGCTATCTCGAGCAGGACCCCGACCTCACCGCCTTCGCGACCGTGATGGACTATGTCGCGAGCGGCCTCGCGCCGGGCGACGAGGACTACCGCGCGGTCTATCTGCTGGAGGCGCTCGGCCTCACCGGGGACGAGGAGCCGGCCCGGCTGTCGGGCGGGGAGGCGCGCCGGGCCGCGCTCGCCCGCGCGCTGGCGCCCGATCCCGACATCCTCATGCTGGACGAGCCGACCAACCATCTCGACCTGCCCGCCATCGAGTGGCTGGAAGACGAGCTGAAATCGCGCAAGGGCGCGCTGGTCCTGATCAGCCACGACCGGCGCTTCCTGGAAAACCTCACCCGTGCGGTGGTCTGGCTCGACCGGGGCGTGACGCGCCGTCTCGACAGGGGCTTTGCCCATTTCGAGGACTGGCGCGACGAGGTCTTCGCCGAGGAGGAGCGCGAGCAGCACAAGCTCGACCGCCAGATCGCGCGCGAGGAAGACTGGATGCGCTATGGCGTCACCGCCCGGCGCAAGCGCAATCAGCGCCGCCTGGCCGATTTCAAGGCGCTCAAGGAGAAGCGCCGCACCCATCGCGGCCCGCAGGGCCAGGTGAGCCTGGAGGTCAGCGATGCCGACACCTCCGGCAAGCGCGTGATCGAGGCGAAGGGGCTCACCAAGCGCTTCGGAGACCGCAAGATCGTCGAGGACTTCTCCATCCGCATCGCGCGCGGCGACCGGGTGGCGATCGTCGGACCCAACGGGGCGGGCAAGACGACGCTGATCAATCTGATGACCGGCGCGCTGCAGCCCGATTCCGGCAGCGTCAAGCTCGGCACCAATCTGGAGATCGCCACGCTCGACCAGCGCCGCGCGGCCCTCAAGCCGGGGTGGACGCTGTCCGAAGCCCTCACCCAGGGCGGCGGAGACCAGGTCGAGGTCGCCGGCAAGACCCGGCACGTCATGGCCTACATGAAGGACTTCCTGTTCAAGCCCGAACAGGCCCGTACGCCCATCGAGGTGCTGTCCGGCGGGGAGCGCGCGAGGCTCATGCTGGCGCGCGCGCTGGCCCTGCCGTCCAACCTGCTGATCCTGGACGAGCCGACCAACGATCTCGACCTGGAAACCCTCGACCTCCTGCAGGACATGATCGCGGACTATGCCGGCACGGTGATCCTGGTCAGCCACGACCGCGACTTCATCGACCGCACCGCGACGTCCACGATCATGTTCGAGGGCGCAGGACGCTGGCAGGAGTATGCGGGGGGCTATTCCGACATGCTCGCCCAGCGCGGGGAAGGCGTCAGGGCGCGCAAGGCCGAAGCCGCCCGGCAGCCCGCCGTCAGGCCCGCCGCGGCGAAGCCCGCTCCGGCGAAGGGAAAGGCCAAGCTCTCCTTCAAGGACAAGTACGCCCTCGACACGCTTCCCGGGGAGATCGAGGCGCTCGATCTGAAGATCAAGGCGCTCGAGGAGGAGATGGCCGACCCGAAACTCTTCTCCAGGGACCCCGCACGCTTCGACGCGGCCAGCCGCGAGCACGCGAAGGCGCTCCAGGAAAAGGAGGCCAAGGAGGAGCGCTGGCTGGAACTGGAGATGCTGCGCGAGGAGGTGGAGGGCTAG